The Methanocalculus natronophilus genome window below encodes:
- a CDS encoding argininosuccinate synthase has product MSDKTVVLSFSGGLDTSICIPLLKERYGFDRVVTVAVDVGQPEEEVKMATEKGELIADSHYTIDATDTFVKHYIFPAIKANASYESYPMGTSLARPLIAEETVAIAKKEGAAAVAHGCTGKGNDQLRFDVIFRMHGYEIIAPMRDMNLTREWEIEYAEEHNIPVPVKKDKPWSIDENIWSRSIEGGKLEDPAYHPPEEIYHWTVSPRDAPDTPEAISIQFQEGVPVALNGEKMDGAALIRKLNTLSGRHGIGRNDMVEDRILGLKARENYEHPAATVLLAAHRDLERLCLTRQELAFKLGVDDKWSELAYMGLVHEPLYHALNAFIDTTQKRVNGSVDMELFKGGVHILGRSSPDAIYSDDLVSFDSTTLDQAHAVGYSVFFGLQARMASKK; this is encoded by the coding sequence ATGTCAGACAAGACCGTTGTGCTATCATTCTCTGGAGGGCTTGACACCTCCATCTGTATTCCGCTTCTAAAAGAGCGGTATGGATTTGACCGTGTCGTTACTGTAGCAGTCGATGTGGGCCAGCCCGAAGAAGAAGTGAAGATGGCAACTGAGAAGGGTGAGCTGATAGCTGACTCTCACTATACCATTGATGCCACTGATACATTTGTGAAGCATTACATCTTCCCGGCAATTAAGGCAAATGCATCCTATGAAAGCTATCCGATGGGAACGTCACTCGCCCGCCCGTTAATCGCAGAAGAGACTGTTGCTATTGCAAAGAAGGAAGGAGCAGCAGCTGTTGCTCATGGCTGCACCGGAAAAGGAAACGATCAGCTCAGGTTTGACGTTATCTTCAGGATGCATGGATATGAGATCATCGCACCGATGCGGGATATGAACCTCACCCGTGAATGGGAGATCGAATACGCAGAAGAGCACAATATCCCGGTTCCGGTAAAGAAAGACAAGCCCTGGAGCATTGACGAGAACATCTGGAGCCGGAGTATCGAAGGAGGAAAACTCGAGGATCCTGCGTACCACCCACCAGAGGAGATCTATCACTGGACAGTATCCCCACGGGACGCACCCGACACCCCTGAGGCCATCTCAATTCAGTTCCAGGAAGGAGTGCCGGTGGCACTCAATGGTGAGAAAATGGACGGGGCAGCCCTGATCCGGAAGCTGAATACATTATCAGGCAGACACGGCATTGGAAGAAACGATATGGTGGAAGACCGGATTCTTGGCCTGAAGGCGCGGGAGAACTATGAGCACCCGGCTGCAACGGTCCTGCTGGCAGCCCACCGTGATCTCGAGAGGCTCTGCCTGACGCGGCAGGAGCTTGCCTTCAAGCTCGGTGTTGATGATAAATGGTCTGAACTCGCATACATGGGCCTCGTTCACGAGCCACTATACCATGCACTGAATGCCTTCATTGATACCACACAGAAGCGTGTGAATGGATCAGTTGACATGGAGCTCTTCAAAGGGGGAGTCCACATCCTCGGACGCTCGTCACCTGATGCCATCTATTCCGATGATCTCGTCTCATTTGACAGCACAACCCTTGATCAGGCTCATGCAGTCGGCTACTCGGTCTTCTTCGGGCTGCAGGCAAGGATGGCCTCGAAAAAATAA